The stretch of DNA CGCCGTGGTTTCGACTCCTGCACGCTGACCAGCCCCCGGTCTTGGAGCCCGTCCATGCTGTCGTAGATGCGCGCGCGCGGCACGTCAGCGACGTCGCTTACTTCTTTTGCCGTGCCCTCACGCAACCGCGTCAGGGCCACGAAACATTTCGCCTCGTACTCGGTGAGTTCGAAGGTCCGGAGCGTTCCGACGACCTCCTCCACGAGCGTGTCCGTTTCTGCCTTTGTTGTGTTGTCCGTCACGACGGCTCTCCCAGTTCGCTCCCCGTAAGGATGACATCACTAAAAAGAGTCGGGTCGCCAAGCAGGTGTGTGACCCCGACGCGCAGTCTGTTTCGATTGGAGTAAAAACACAGTAGAAACTATTAAGATACTACCAGTCGTAGGCGTGATCGTGAAGCAAACTGCGGCCACGCGCCGCCTCCACCAATCATGAGCCAGCAGCCCGAGACCGTCCGAGAGACCGGCGGGGAACAGCGTTCGACGACTACCGAGACGGGCGAGCGTGTCTGCCCGGAGTGCGACGCATCGCTCGTCGTGGACGAATCCCACGGCGAGACGGTGTGTGAGGCGTGTGGCCTCGTCGTTGAAGAAGACGGCATCGACCACGGCCCCGAGTGGCGCGCCTTCGACTCCAGCGAACGCGCGGAGAAAAGTCGGGTCGGGGCGCCGACGACCAAACTCCTCCACGACGATGGCCTCTCTTCGGTCATCGACTGGCAGGACCGCGACGCCAAGGGTCGAACCATCGACGGGAGCAAGCGCCGGAAGCTCCAGCGCCTGCGCACGTGGGACGAACGCTTCCGCTCGAAGAGCGCCCAGGAGCGCAACCTGAAGCAGGCCCTCGGCGAGATCGATCGGATGTCGTCGGCGCTCGGCCTCCCCGAAACCGTCCGCGAGACGGCGAGTGTCGTCTACCGCCGGGCGCTCGAGGACGACCTCCTGCGCGGCCGCTCCATCGAGGCGATGGCGACCGCGTCGCTGTACGCCGCCGCCCGACAGGCCTCCGTGCCCCGCAGCCTCGACGAGTTCGAACCCGTCAGCCGCGTCGACCGGAAGGAGTTCTCGCGGGCGTACCGCTACATCGTCCGCGAACTCGAACTGGCGATCGAACCCGCCAACCCCCTCGAGTACCTGCCCCGGTTCGCCTCCGACCTCGACCTCGACGGCGACACGACGACCCGGGCCCGCAACCTCCTCGAGGAAGGGATGGAGAGCGGCGTCCACAGCGGGAAGAGCCCGGTCGGCCTCGCGGCCGCGGCGCTCTACGCCGCCTCGATCCTCGAGGGCGAGAAGGTAACCCAGAAGGAGGTCTGCTCGGTCAGCGACGTGTCGGAAGTAACCGTCCGCAACCGCTACACCGAACTCCTCGAAGCCGGCACCGACCCCGACGCGGCGCGCGGCGCCGCCTAAGGTCGGATCGCCGTCTCCAAACCGGCGCCGGTCAGCGCCGTCTGCAATCGTTCCGCGGCCGTCCCCGACTCCGCGACGTTTTCCATCACCACCGTCTCGCTCGGAAAGAGGTCGTCACCGACGACGAGACCGTGTTCCCGCGCCGTCGACCCCGTCATGGTCAGGTAGACGCCCAGCCCCGCGTCGGCGATGGCGGCTTCCTCCTCCGCCGCGGGATCGGGGTATACGAACTCGACGTCGTCGAGAACGTTCGTCCCGAGGACGGCCCTGACGAGCCGTTCGTACCGCGGCGAGATGCAGAGCGGCCCCTGGTAGTCGGCGACGAACGAGCGGTCGAGGTCGGCGCCCGGCGGCAGGATCTCCGGCGTCGCTAGCAGGGTGTGATAGACGGTGTCGCCGAGGCCACTCACTACCCGCACGTCCGTCTCCCGCGGATCGATCCGGGCGTTCACGTCGGCGATGGACTCGACGCCCGTCCCCCCCAGTGTGACGACCTCCTCGAGGACGAGGTCGGCGCTGTCGAAACCGAGGCCGAACTCGTGGGTGCGGAGCGCGCGAAACGGCTCCTCGCGACCGATCAGTTCGACGGTGACGCCGTCGGTCGCCGGTCGGCCGTCCGCGGAACGCGGTTCCGCGTCGTCGACGTGGACGGTCACGCTGTCGAAGACGATCCGTCGCGGTTTCCCCTCACGGTCGTCACGCAACACCGTATACTCCGGTTGGGTCGGGTCCGTGAGGTCGCTGTACGCCGCCAGCCGCTCGTACACGTCCCGCTCGGGGTCCGTCTTACCCTTGGTGATCGCCTTCTCGTACCGGAGCGTCGAGGAGACGTCGTCGGCCAGGTCGTCGACGCCGGCAACGTCCGCGAAGCGTTCGAAAACCGCCTCCAGCGGTCGTCCCTTCCGTGGTACGGCGACCCGGACCGTCTCGGTCATTGTCGGATCGACGAGAGCGCGGGCTTTACCCATTGCGCTTTCCGGGCGGCGTCGACCCGGCTACTCGTCGGTTCCGAAGGCGCTGCTCAGGCGGTCGCGGAAGTCCCGCAAGTCGTCCAGTTCCGCCTCGATGTCCTCGACGTCCGATTCGACGTCGTCGATCGCCTCGAGACGTTCCTCGATCCGCTCGGCGGTCGCCGACAGGTCGTCGAGGTCGGCCGCGACCGTGTCGAGTCGGTCGGCCACGTCGTCGACGCGGTCGGTCGCCGCCGCCACGTCGTCCGCGAGTGCCGCCCGCTCGTCGTCGGCGTCGGCCACCGCGTCGTCGAGAGCCTCGACCCGTTCGGTCAGGTCGGCCAGCTCCGCGTTCACCTCGCCCACCACCTCCTCGGCAGTCCCGTTCTCGTCGAGGAAATCCGCGAGGGCGTCGCGGTAGGCGAGTGTGTCCTCGATCTGCGACTGGAGTCGCCCGATGCGCACGTCGACGCTCGTCGGCACCCCGCCCCCGGCGTCCGCCTCGAACGCCTTCCGCAGGACGGTCAGGTCGTCGTCGTCGACCGTACCGGCGCGAATCTCGGCGGCGAGGGCGGCGGCGACGGACGTGCCGGCCGCGGCGGTCGGAGCGGCGTCCGCCGCCACCGCGTCGTCGGCCTCCACGTCGACCGTCGACTCCGGTTCCGCCGCCGATCCTTCGCCATCGCGCGGATCCAGCGCCTCGACCGGCGGGACGGCGTCGTCTTCGTCCGTCTCCGCCTCGTCGGAATCGGCGTCGGAATCGGCGTCGGCAGCCACCTCTGCATCGACGGCGGTGACGCTCCCGTCCCGGTCGTCGGTTACGACGGTCGGGTCGGCGGCGCGTTCGCGAGGCGCAGGCGTCTCGTCGTCGAGCAGCGGGTCGGGCTCCAGCCCCGACAGGTCGTCCGAGTCGTCGCCCGAGAGCGCGTCGCGGACGACTTGCGTCGTCTCCCGGCCCAACACGTCGCCGGTGGCCGCGGCGCCGCCGTGCTCGATCAGTTCGATCTCGGGATCGCCGAGGAAGTCGTCCGCTTCCCCGGGGTCGTCGATCCGGATACCGTACACCGTGAGCACGGACTCGCCGGGTTCGAGCGTCCGCTCGTAAGCGACCCGGTTGTCGCGGTACGCGGTCCAGTTGTCGCCCTCGTAGTCGGGGTGAAAGCCCACGCCCTCCATCGGGAACGACTCGGGGATGTCGTCGACGAGCCGAACCCGGATCGGCTCGTCGGCCAGCGATTCGATCTCGAAGGCGACGGCCGGCACCGGGAAGCGGTCGGCCTCGAACGCCTTCCCCACGCGTACCTCCCCCGTCGAGACGGTCACTGGGATGTCGGGGCCTGGGTCGTTCGCCATGCGCCTTACTGTTTCCAGTGGGAGCATAAAACAACCGGCAGGGAGGGGTGTGGGACGCCGCCGACTACAGGTCGAGCCGATCCCCGATTTCGACGGTATCCAGTCGCACCGGGTAGTCGAAGCTCCGCGCGTGGTGATGTAGGACGGTCGGATCGGCGGTCAACCCCTTCCACATGTCCCAGTGACTCGGAACCAGACGATCCAGTTCGAGCGCGTTGGCCGCGCGGATCACCCCGTTCTCGTCGGCGTACCACTGCGTCCGTTCGGGGTCCCGCGTGTCCTTGTCGGGGAGCATCCCAGCCGATCCGAACGCGAGGACGCCGAGGTCGATGTCGAACCGATCGGCGAGGGCGGAAAAGGAGTCGGCGGGACGGGTGTCGCCGCCGTGGAAGACGGTTCCGGCGTCGTGTTCGATCACGTAGCCCACCGGGTGGTCGGCGTCGGGGTCGTTCACGGCGACGACGGTGATCGTGAACTCGCCCACCTCGAAGGTCTCGTCCTCGGTGACCGTGACGAGTTGCTCGGCGGCGACGCTCCAGTCGTCGAGCCAGCCCCGTCGGTCGACGACGGCCATACTGGCGTCGGGGGCGTAGTAGTCGGCGCCGGTCGACGCGAGGATCGGCGCCTGCGTCGGCCCGTGGACGTGATCCGAGTGTTCGTGCGTCGCGAGGACCGCGTCCGCCTCGGACACGTCCGTGGGGTCGAATGGCACGGGGATCATCCGTACCGTCCGCGGCGGGTCGCCGAGGCCACAGTAGGGGTCGATGAAGAGGGTCGTCCCCCCGCCGCCTTTCAACACGAAGCCGTTACAGCCCAGATACCAGAGCGCAACGCCGTCGGGGTCGGCGTCGGCGACGGTCGTCAGGAGCCAGTCCCCCCAGTCGCTCTCGCCGAGTTCGTGTGCCATATGATCCCGTGTGACCGGTCGGGTGCTAAGGGTTGCGCTCCGGCCGCCCGGAGTGTGTGTCGTCGGTCGTTCCCGTAGCCGGGCGACCCACCGCTACCCAGTTACTGGGGATCCGATCGCTCGACGGTCACGTCGAAGCGTGCGCCGCCCGTGGCGGATTCCTCGACCGCGATCTCCCAGCCGTGTGCCCGCACGATCCGTTCGACGACCGCCAGTCCGATGCCGGTGCCGTCGGCGGTCGAGGAGTGTCCGTACTCGAAGATGCGGTCCCGCCTGTCCGGCGGAATCCCGGGACCGTCGTCGGCGACGTAGAACCCGGTCGCCGCGTCGAGGGGGCCGACCCGGACGGTGACGACTGGATCGGACTCGGCGTCAGTGCGTTCGCGACGTTCGTCCGTGGAGCCGTGTTCCACGCTGTCGTCGGCGTCGGGCCGACTGCAAGTGGAGCCGTGTTCCACGCTGTCGTCGGCGTCGGGCCGACTGCAAGTGGAGCCGTGTTCCACGCTGTCGTCGGCGTCGGGCCGACTGCAAGTGGAGCCGTGTTCCACGCTGTCGTCGGCGTCGGGCCGACTGCAAGTGGAGCCGTGCTCCACGCTGTTCCGAAACAGGTTCTCGAAGAGTTCCTGCAGTCGACCGCGGTCCGCCCGAACGGTGCCGAGGGCGTCGGAACGGCACAGTCGTGCCGCGTCGGTGTCGACGCTCCGCCACGCGTCGTCGGCGCAGGCGGCGACGTCGACCGGCGATACCTCCCCGATGGCGTCACCCCGGCGAGCAAGCTGGAGGATGTCGGTGATGATCGCCTCCATCCGGTCGAGAGCGGATCCGAGGGGCGCGACGTGTTCGTCCGGCGCCCCCTCGGCGTCCGCGAGCAGTTCGAGCCGCCCGGCGGCGATGGTCAGCGGGTTCCGCAGGTCGTGGGCGACGACGCTCGCGAACTCCTCGAGTCGGTCACGTTCGTTCCGAAGCTCCGCCTCCGCCTCGGCGCGGTCGACGGCCGTCTCGACGTGCGAGGCGAAGAGGGCGACCGTCTCGCGGTCGTCCTCGTCGAACGCGCCCGCGTCCGTCGACAGCAGTTGCACGACGCCGTGCCCCCCGATCGGGACGCTCAGCAGCGATCGGTAGGTGGGCGCCGACGTCGATCCCGTGTCGGGGGGCGAGCCGCTCCGCACGTCGGTCAGATCGTCGATCATCACGGGGTCGCCGGAGCGGTGTGTCTCCCCCGCGAACCCGGCGTCGATCGGTTGTGGCGACGGGTCACGGACGGGATCGTCGCCGGCGCTCGCCACGGGCACGAGCCGGTCGCCGTCGACGGCCGCGATCCGGCAGGCGTCGGCCCCGAACGCCTCGTGACCGCCGTCGGCCGCCCGCTGGAACACCTCTTCGGGGGTGTTGGCCGCAGTGATGCCGTTGACGACCCGCAGAAGCCCCTCGACGGTCCGGCTTCGTCGGTCCGCGCGCTCCTCCGCCACCTTCCGTGCCGTGACGTCGCGGAGAAGCAGCGCGTAGCCGGTCCGATCGCCGATCGTGTCGGGGACCGACGAGAACTGGAGGTCGAACACCCGCTGGCCGTCGGGCGTCTCGATCGTCAGTTCGGAGCGCGTCTCCTCGGCATCGGCGAGGGCGGCGGGCGTCGGCGCGAGTTCGGGGAGCAAGTCGGAGAGCCGTCGACCGATCGCGTCCGACGCCGGGGCGCCGACGACCCGCACAGCCCGCTGGTTGAGGTCGACGACCCGCCCGTCCGCGTCGAACACGAT from Haloplanus salinus encodes:
- a CDS encoding transcription initiation factor IIB; this translates as MSQQPETVRETGGEQRSTTTETGERVCPECDASLVVDESHGETVCEACGLVVEEDGIDHGPEWRAFDSSERAEKSRVGAPTTKLLHDDGLSSVIDWQDRDAKGRTIDGSKRRKLQRLRTWDERFRSKSAQERNLKQALGEIDRMSSALGLPETVRETASVVYRRALEDDLLRGRSIEAMATASLYAAARQASVPRSLDEFEPVSRVDRKEFSRAYRYIVRELELAIEPANPLEYLPRFASDLDLDGDTTTRARNLLEEGMESGVHSGKSPVGLAAAALYAASILEGEKVTQKEVCSVSDVSEVTVRNRYTELLEAGTDPDAARGAA
- a CDS encoding MBL fold metallo-hydrolase; protein product: MAHELGESDWGDWLLTTVADADPDGVALWYLGCNGFVLKGGGGTTLFIDPYCGLGDPPRTVRMIPVPFDPTDVSEADAVLATHEHSDHVHGPTQAPILASTGADYYAPDASMAVVDRRGWLDDWSVAAEQLVTVTEDETFEVGEFTITVVAVNDPDADHPVGYVIEHDAGTVFHGGDTRPADSFSALADRFDIDLGVLAFGSAGMLPDKDTRDPERTQWYADENGVIRAANALELDRLVPSHWDMWKGLTADPTVLHHHARSFDYPVRLDTVEIGDRLDL
- a CDS encoding histidine kinase N-terminal 7TM domain-containing protein, with the protein product MGVQSTPYTLALLSVGGLLTAFALSLRYLGHEDETPGATLGGLLMLAGAAWVFCFTVQLSATTLAAKLRWRVVTTAAILSLAVVWLAYVCWYTGRSQWLSRRVFGLLSLAPASLMLVAAIPTAVRTLFLDAELLRLGSFVALDVTYAPVFVGYVLVGYALLVASLLLLAGAALGARGILRRQIAVLLSFATLPGGAALLDLLGYAPLPGLNFGPLSVAVTAVAGAFGVVRFKWLDLKPITRDQVFRSMVDPAIVFDADGRVVDLNQRAVRVVGAPASDAIGRRLSDLLPELAPTPAALADAEETRSELTIETPDGQRVFDLQFSSVPDTIGDRTGYALLLRDVTARKVAEERADRRSRTVEGLLRVVNGITAANTPEEVFQRAADGGHEAFGADACRIAAVDGDRLVPVASAGDDPVRDPSPQPIDAGFAGETHRSGDPVMIDDLTDVRSGSPPDTGSTSAPTYRSLLSVPIGGHGVVQLLSTDAGAFDEDDRETVALFASHVETAVDRAEAEAELRNERDRLEEFASVVAHDLRNPLTIAAGRLELLADAEGAPDEHVAPLGSALDRMEAIITDILQLARRGDAIGEVSPVDVAACADDAWRSVDTDAARLCRSDALGTVRADRGRLQELFENLFRNSVEHGSTCSRPDADDSVEHGSTCSRPDADDSVEHGSTCSRPDADDSVEHGSTCSRPDADDSVEHGSTDERRERTDAESDPVVTVRVGPLDAATGFYVADDGPGIPPDRRDRIFEYGHSSTADGTGIGLAVVERIVRAHGWEIAVEESATGGARFDVTVERSDPQ